The Treponema phagedenis DNA segment AAAAAGAGTCGATGTGATAAGTTTTTGCCACGCTCGTACTGTAAACACTCTAATTCCCTGCATATACACGTGATTGGTATCTAAGATCGAATGGATCATAATGGAAAAAAGCGGCGCCAGTAAAAAAAAGAAAATAATGCTCATAACGAGAAAAAAGAATGCTTTTTCCGCAGTACCTGAAATTGCAAGTCTCTCACGTTTCTCTTTTATACGAATGTTTTTTGCAGAGAGAGATTTTTGCACGGTTACCGTTAAAAATAAGATACACAACGCGGTAAGCGTTTCAATAATTCCGATAAAGCCAGCCTGTTTTAGGTTAAATCCGACGCGCGCCGCTTGATACAACTCAACCTCCAGGGTAGCGGTACCTATTCCGCCGAACATAAGAACGAGGATAAAGCTGAAAAAACAGTATAAAAAAATCATTAAAAATGAAAAGGCAATTGCACTGTATAATGCGGGAAGCGTAATGGTAAAAAATATGCTCAGTCTGTTTGCTCCGAGCAGTAAAGCTGCCTGCTCCTCTTCTTCGGGGAGATTTGCCCACACTTTTGCAATTGTAGACATTGCAATCGGAAAATTATAAAAAGCTTGCGCAATAATGAGTCCTGTTTTTGAGTACAAAAAACCAAAGGGCGGTTTTGAGCAAGAAAAAATTTGCATACAAAGCGTATTTGCAAAACCGTTGCGTCCAAAAAAAAGAATAAACGCAAGAGCAATAATCATCGGCGGAATGCTTAACGGAATAGCGGAAAGCCCGAGAAGCAGGTTTCTGCCAAAAAATTGCCGCCTTGCACAAAAAAATGCGGTAGCGATGCCAATCGGAATTGCCAGCACTGCTGAACAAAAGGCTTGTAAAACCGTAAACCTGAAAACTCGTCCGATAAAAGAATAATTTATGGGGGCTGAATGATACAGCGCATATGCTTTTTGAGGCAAAAAGGAGAGAATAAAAGCTGCCGCAGATGGTACAAAGAAGGAGATGCAGGTAAGCAGAAAAATGCCTGCGGCAGCAAGGAGAATAAATATATGAAAAAGTTTTTTTTTAGCTATATTCATTAAAAACGCAAATTTTAGCGTGTTAAAATTTCAATAATCGGTTGCACAATTTCTTCCGCTTCCTTAGCAGAAAGTGTAAGTGCTTTTTTAGGCAATGGAATTGCTTTAAACGATTCGGGCAGCTGCACTTCCTGCGAGCAGGGGAACATCCACTGTGTTTCGGGAAGCACTTCTTGCGCCTCTTTAGAAAGCATAAAATCTATAAACGCTTTTGCGCCTTGGGGATTAGCAGCTCCTTTTACTAAACCTAAACCTTCAATTTGCATTATATGTCCTTCGGGAAAAATCAAAGCCTTAAAACGATCTGTTTTATCGGCGGCAACATGATATGCCATGCTTGTTGTATAACTTATTGCCATAGCCGCTTCTCCCGAAGTGAATAGGCTATATCCTGCGCTCCAACCGGGTGTCATTGTAATAATAGAAGATTTTAACTGCTCCCAGAATGTGAGGTAGCTTTCACCGAAAGCGGCTTTTGTCCACACTGCAAAACCAAGTCCTGGGGTGCTTGTGCGCGGATCCATAATAACCAGCGTTTTTTCATACTCGGGTCTTGTCAAATCAGATAAACTATTCGGTGCACTAACCTTCGCCTTAGTATCGTACATAATGGAAAAAAAACCGTAATCATAGGGGCTAAGCAACCAGTCTTCCTCAAAAACGTATTCTTTCGGAATAACCGTATCGGAAACATTCGGATGGTAGGGTTCAAGAATATCAGCAGCACGAGCCTTGTTTGCAAGGTAATTATCAATGCCGATGAGTACATCCGCTTTTGGATTGTCTTTTTCGAGGATTGCGCGGGCTAATACATCGCCACTGTCTTTGAGGGTAACGTATTTGACCGTATAGCCTGTTTTTGCTTTGAACCGCTTGGCAATTTCAGGGCCTGCGCCCCATTCAGCCGTAAATGAATCGTATGCATATACGGTAACTGTTTTGCTCCCTGTTTCAATGGAGCCTCCCGCAAAAGCGGGTAAAATCAATAACACTGAAAACAATAATGAAAGGATGGATACATAGAGTTTTTTCATAACTTCCTCCGCCAGTATTATCCGGATCAGGTTTTAAGTTTTCCATACGGAAAACTTTCGGGTATTATCTCAGCACAAGATAAACACTTGGCACCCCGGTACCGGTACTATAATCAGATTTATATTTTTATGCAAGAGTTGAAAGGTCAGTTAAAACTCGCAATGGTTTAACACTGATGGGCTCGCTGACGAATTTTCGGAGCGGAAGAGACAGAATGTCGGGAACGGCAGTAGTATAACGTTTTGCAATTAACGTACTGTAATACTAATCGAAGTATCAACAGGAGTCTTGTGAATTTCATCATCACTATGGTAAATTGCCCACCGTTGCGCCGTGTCGAACTCTTTTTTATAAAATTTTTTACGATTCGTATTATTAAAAAGTCTTGCGCGTGTCGTGCCAATCAAGTGAATAATATTGCTTTTTTTGGTATAATTTGACTCTCATAAAAAATTTATAAGGGGAAACTATGAGACAAAAGCTTACTTTATGTATCGTGCTGCTTTTTGCCGCCTTTTCTGTTTTTGCAAAAGGAGCGAAAGACGCTGATAAAACCGTAAAAGTTGTCGTGCCGAAAGATGCGCGTGTGTTTTGCATGGCGAATATGATAAG contains these protein-coding regions:
- a CDS encoding ABC transporter permease, which produces MNIAKKKLFHIFILLAAAGIFLLTCISFFVPSAAAFILSFLPQKAYALYHSAPINYSFIGRVFRFTVLQAFCSAVLAIPIGIATAFFCARRQFFGRNLLLGLSAIPLSIPPMIIALAFILFFGRNGFANTLCMQIFSCSKPPFGFLYSKTGLIIAQAFYNFPIAMSTIAKVWANLPEEEEQAALLLGANRLSIFFTITLPALYSAIAFSFLMIFLYCFFSFILVLMFGGIGTATLEVELYQAARVGFNLKQAGFIGIIETLTALCILFLTVTVQKSLSAKNIRIKEKRERLAISGTAEKAFFFLVMSIIFFFLLAPLFSIMIHSILDTNHVYMQGIRVFTVRAWQKLITSTLFWRAFFNTIIVGACTASLALITAVFFIFITQNIESERVQKIKTIFPFLPFAVSSLMFGLGWTILHTAPSVIVLILAQTALAWPFAWTQIQTSYARIPETCFHAALLLSGNKIEAFLYVSLPLCKSGLLTAFAFVFAVSAGDASLPLVLSIPDFDNLSLLLFRFSGSYRFAESSAVAVVLAILTGFIFILSQRKRGA
- a CDS encoding thiamine ABC transporter substrate-binding protein; its protein translation is MKKLYVSILSLLFSVLLILPAFAGGSIETGSKTVTVYAYDSFTAEWGAGPEIAKRFKAKTGYTVKYVTLKDSGDVLARAILEKDNPKADVLIGIDNYLANKARAADILEPYHPNVSDTVIPKEYVFEEDWLLSPYDYGFFSIMYDTKAKVSAPNSLSDLTRPEYEKTLVIMDPRTSTPGLGFAVWTKAAFGESYLTFWEQLKSSIITMTPGWSAGYSLFTSGEAAMAISYTTSMAYHVAADKTDRFKALIFPEGHIMQIEGLGLVKGAANPQGAKAFIDFMLSKEAQEVLPETQWMFPCSQEVQLPESFKAIPLPKKALTLSAKEAEEIVQPIIEILTR